In Trueperaceae bacterium, one DNA window encodes the following:
- a CDS encoding bifunctional 3-deoxy-7-phosphoheptulonate synthase/chorismate mutase, with translation MEPKIRDLRKQIDALNLELLEKLSERAAIAEAIGELQTQAGASHYDPVREAEMLEALTAANAGPFDDATVKSLFKQIFQASMHLENEADKKSYLTSRRSDGQDTVVRVRDVPIGGEHAPVLIAGPCAIESREQVGATADKLASVGVPLLRGGAYKPRTDPYSFQGLGVEGLELGRAAADAHGMGFVAEIMDARDLPAFETHVDMLQIGARNMQNFTLLKAVGQSRTPVLLKRGLSATIQEWVMAAEYLLHEGNTNVVLCERGIRTYEPSTRNTLDLSAVALAKQETHLPVVVDVTHSGGRRDLLTPLTKAALAVGADGIMLEVHPNPAVALSDQKQQIDFETLDAYLEATGYDTKLSPERHEVYGF, from the coding sequence ATGGAACCGAAGATCCGAGACCTTCGTAAGCAGATCGACGCGCTGAACCTCGAGCTCCTCGAGAAGCTCTCGGAGCGCGCCGCCATCGCCGAGGCGATCGGCGAACTCCAGACGCAGGCCGGGGCCTCGCACTACGACCCCGTGCGCGAAGCGGAGATGCTCGAGGCGTTGACCGCCGCCAACGCGGGGCCGTTCGACGACGCGACGGTGAAGAGCCTCTTCAAACAGATCTTCCAGGCGTCGATGCACCTCGAGAACGAGGCGGACAAGAAGAGCTACCTGACCTCCCGCCGCAGCGACGGCCAGGACACCGTCGTCCGCGTCCGCGACGTGCCGATCGGGGGCGAGCACGCCCCCGTCCTGATCGCCGGCCCGTGCGCCATCGAGTCGCGCGAGCAGGTCGGCGCCACCGCCGACAAGCTCGCCTCCGTCGGCGTCCCGCTGTTGCGCGGCGGCGCCTACAAGCCCCGCACCGACCCCTACTCCTTCCAGGGGCTCGGCGTCGAAGGGCTCGAACTCGGCCGCGCCGCAGCCGACGCGCACGGCATGGGCTTCGTCGCCGAGATCATGGACGCGCGCGACCTCCCCGCCTTCGAGACGCACGTCGACATGCTGCAGATCGGCGCGCGCAACATGCAGAACTTCACCCTCCTCAAGGCGGTCGGTCAATCCCGCACGCCGGTCCTGCTCAAGCGCGGGCTGTCCGCGACGATCCAGGAGTGGGTCATGGCCGCGGAGTACCTGCTGCACGAGGGCAACACGAACGTCGTCCTGTGCGAGCGCGGCATCCGCACGTACGAACCCAGCACCCGCAACACCCTCGACCTGTCCGCCGTCGCGCTCGCGAAGCAGGAGACGCACCTCCCCGTCGTCGTCGACGTGACGCACTCCGGCGGTCGCCGCGACCTGCTGACGCCGCTGACGAAGGCCGCGCTCGCGGTCGGTGCCGACGGCATCATGCTCGAGGTGCACCCCAACCCCGCCGTCGCCCTGTCCGACCAGAAACAGCAGATCGACTTCGAGACGCTCGACGCCTACCTCGAAGCGACCGGCTACGACACGAAGCTCAGCCCCGAACGCCACGAGGTGTACGGCTTCTGA
- a CDS encoding acyl-CoA dehydrogenase family protein: MSDTTADPPATPQPAASAPTAAPTSTPPAAPPMTRREVEDAFDLDALYTPEERMIRDAVREYVQSELAPHAGEWWRDGVFPEHLPRAFGEMGMLGVAIPEAYGGAGASATAYGLVNREVEAADSGLRSFVSVQSSLVMWPILTYGSEALKKAWLPRLATGEAIGCFGLTEPDAGSDPGAMTTRCRRVGDDWVIRGTKRWITSGTRADVAIVWARDEDSGRVLGFVVETDREGFHAEDIKTKASMRLSVTSELHLDDVAVPDANRLDVVGLKGALSCLSQARFGIAFGVLGAGFATLDEAMRYLEERPAFGEPLTGKQLVQAKLADMWSELTKGSLLAHRLGRLKDDGAVTPTQISMAKRDNVRAALQAARHARDLLGGNGITTEYGAMRHMSNLETVSTYEGADAVHTLILGRALTGRAAF, translated from the coding sequence ATGAGCGACACGACCGCCGACCCGCCCGCGACCCCCCAGCCGGCCGCGTCCGCACCGACCGCCGCGCCGACCTCCACGCCCCCCGCCGCGCCGCCCATGACGCGCCGCGAGGTGGAGGACGCCTTCGACCTCGACGCGCTCTACACCCCCGAGGAACGCATGATCCGCGACGCGGTCCGCGAGTACGTTCAGAGCGAACTCGCGCCGCACGCCGGCGAGTGGTGGCGCGACGGCGTCTTCCCCGAGCACCTCCCCCGCGCCTTCGGGGAGATGGGGATGCTGGGCGTCGCGATCCCCGAGGCGTACGGCGGCGCCGGCGCCAGCGCCACCGCCTACGGCCTCGTCAACCGCGAGGTGGAGGCGGCCGACAGCGGCCTCCGCAGCTTCGTCAGCGTCCAGTCGAGCCTCGTGATGTGGCCCATCCTCACGTACGGCTCCGAGGCGCTCAAGAAGGCCTGGTTGCCGCGCCTCGCGACCGGCGAAGCGATCGGCTGTTTCGGCCTCACCGAACCGGACGCCGGCAGCGACCCGGGCGCCATGACGACGCGTTGCCGACGCGTCGGCGACGACTGGGTGATCCGCGGCACGAAGCGCTGGATCACCAGCGGCACCCGCGCCGACGTCGCCATCGTCTGGGCCCGCGACGAGGACTCCGGCCGCGTCCTCGGCTTCGTCGTCGAGACCGACCGCGAGGGCTTCCACGCCGAGGACATCAAGACCAAAGCGTCGATGCGCCTCTCCGTGACCAGCGAACTCCACCTCGACGACGTCGCCGTCCCCGACGCGAACCGCCTCGACGTCGTCGGGTTGAAGGGCGCCCTCTCGTGCCTCAGCCAAGCGCGGTTCGGCATCGCCTTCGGCGTCCTCGGTGCGGGCTTCGCGACCCTCGACGAGGCCATGCGCTACCTCGAGGAGCGACCGGCGTTCGGGGAGCCCCTCACCGGCAAACAGCTGGTGCAGGCCAAGCTCGCCGACATGTGGAGCGAGCTCACGAAGGGCAGCCTCCTCGCCCACCGTCTCGGCCGCCTCAAGGACGACGGCGCCGTCACCCCGACGCAGATCAGCATGGCGAAACGCGACAACGTCCGCGCCGCCCTGCAGGCCGCCCGGCACGCCCGCGACCTGCTCGGCGGGAACGGCATCACGACCGAGTACGGCGCGATGCGGCACATGAGCAACCTCGAGACGGTCTCCACCTACGAGGGCGCCGACGCCGTCCACACCCTCATCCTCGGGCGGGCCCTCACCGGCCGCGCCGCCTTCTGA
- the tatC gene encoding twin-arginine translocase subunit TatC, which translates to MAMSLIDHFAELRNRLFVALGAWVVAAGAAFAIRFQLLAWLQAPLPDAMSLNYFSILEPFVVSMQIASFAGVVIASPVIVSQIWAFIAPGLYPEERRYAVPFILFTALAFATGVAFAYYVVLPFTIPILLGFLGDEAQGLLSIGRYISALLTLMGVFGVMFEMPVLGYLLARLGMLRAEPMRKRRRWAIVIGLVLAAVITPTADPFNFALVAGPLVLLYELTILVVRVSQRKERHGTEDPRPS; encoded by the coding sequence CCATGTCCCTCATCGACCACTTCGCCGAGCTGCGCAACCGGCTCTTCGTCGCGCTCGGCGCGTGGGTCGTGGCGGCCGGCGCCGCGTTCGCCATCCGCTTCCAGCTGCTGGCGTGGCTGCAGGCCCCCCTGCCCGACGCGATGTCGCTGAACTACTTCAGCATCCTCGAGCCGTTCGTCGTCAGCATGCAGATCGCCTCGTTCGCCGGCGTCGTCATCGCCTCGCCCGTCATCGTCAGCCAGATCTGGGCGTTCATCGCCCCCGGCCTCTACCCCGAGGAACGTCGCTACGCGGTGCCGTTCATCCTGTTCACCGCCCTCGCCTTCGCGACCGGCGTCGCCTTCGCGTACTACGTCGTCCTGCCCTTCACGATCCCCATCCTGCTCGGCTTCCTCGGCGACGAGGCGCAGGGCCTGCTGTCGATCGGGCGCTACATCTCCGCCCTCCTGACCCTGATGGGGGTCTTCGGCGTGATGTTCGAAATGCCGGTCCTCGGGTACCTGCTCGCCCGCCTCGGTATGCTGCGCGCGGAGCCGATGCGCAAACGCCGCCGCTGGGCGATCGTGATCGGGCTCGTGCTGGCCGCCGTCATCACGCCGACCGCCGACCCCTTCAACTTCGCCCTCGTCGCCGGACCGCTGGTACTGCTCTACGAACTCACCATCCTCGTCGTGCGCGTGTCGCAACGAAAGGAACGCCATGGAACCGAAGATCCGAGACCTTCGTAA
- a CDS encoding 4Fe-4S binding protein → MDDLLKFASRLADVRPDYASNRCLAVRQSPAACTRCADVCPHDAVTVRGRGVEIDEVDCSGCGLCVQACPSGALEPKVRYDPGRPVKCSEVDGDAQTVHCLGRLQPTDLHRLLRGRSTLILAHGDCATCPIGGQAVLDAIHAVADDARALLTLRGGEGEIRVEQRESLDDEETQERVSRRALLRGGWRGLASGASEVLAPLDPGGQEGEMPLEAARRWRALELADLAPDDPVPWPLPVVDDACILCPVCTRVCPTGAFSRTFDDDGGGALWLEPSACVGCDACVSACPVNAIEMDPTPPWSTAGGGTREAYRKPGRDPAAGTVARDAPGE, encoded by the coding sequence GTGGACGATCTCCTGAAGTTCGCCAGCCGTCTGGCCGACGTCCGCCCCGACTACGCCAGCAACCGCTGCCTCGCCGTGCGGCAGTCCCCCGCCGCCTGCACCCGCTGCGCCGACGTCTGTCCGCACGACGCCGTCACCGTCCGCGGACGCGGCGTCGAGATCGACGAGGTCGACTGCAGCGGATGCGGGCTATGCGTCCAAGCCTGCCCCTCGGGCGCGCTGGAACCGAAGGTCCGCTACGACCCCGGCCGGCCCGTCAAGTGCTCCGAGGTCGACGGCGACGCGCAGACCGTGCACTGCCTCGGTCGCTTGCAACCCACCGACCTGCACCGACTCCTCCGCGGGCGGTCGACGTTGATCCTCGCGCACGGCGACTGCGCCACCTGCCCCATCGGCGGGCAGGCGGTCCTCGACGCGATCCACGCCGTCGCGGACGACGCCCGCGCGCTCCTCACGCTACGCGGCGGAGAGGGGGAGATCCGCGTCGAGCAGCGCGAGAGCCTCGACGACGAAGAAACGCAGGAACGCGTCAGCCGGCGCGCCCTGCTGCGCGGCGGTTGGCGGGGCCTCGCGAGCGGCGCTTCGGAGGTCCTCGCCCCCCTCGACCCCGGAGGGCAGGAGGGCGAAATGCCGCTCGAGGCGGCGCGCCGCTGGCGCGCCCTCGAGCTCGCCGACCTCGCGCCCGACGACCCCGTCCCCTGGCCGCTCCCCGTCGTCGACGACGCCTGCATCCTGTGCCCCGTCTGCACCCGCGTCTGCCCCACCGGCGCGTTCTCGCGGACGTTCGACGACGACGGTGGCGGCGCCCTGTGGCTCGAACCCTCGGCGTGCGTGGGCTGCGACGCCTGCGTCAGCGCCTGCCCCGTCAACGCCATCGAGATGGACCCCACGCCGCCCTGGTCGACCGCCGGCGGGGGCACGCGCGAGGCGTACCGCAAGCCGGGCCGCGACCCGGCCGCCGGCACCGTCGCGCGCGACGCGCCGGGAGAGTAG
- a CDS encoding ABC transporter ATP-binding protein, with amino-acid sequence MSLALRDVRFRYDAGPEVLRGVDVTVAAGELVGLIGPNGAGKSTLLDVASGLARPTAGRATLDGRPIARYGRRALARRMAVVPQRPDLPEAFTARSVVAMGRTPHQGFFASEGPRDVEVVEAALRRTDALRFAGTPVGSLSGGERQRVVLARALAQEPAWLLLDEPTAHLDLRYQADLLGHAATLAHADGLGVLAVLHDLNQVARFDRLVLLDRGRVAGEGPPERILDAALLSRVYRTPVRVLPGPPPFVTTG; translated from the coding sequence GTGAGCCTGGCGTTGCGTGACGTGCGCTTTCGCTACGACGCGGGGCCCGAGGTCCTGCGCGGCGTCGACGTGACGGTCGCGGCCGGCGAACTCGTCGGGCTGATCGGCCCCAACGGCGCCGGAAAATCGACGCTGCTGGACGTCGCCTCCGGCCTCGCTCGGCCCACGGCGGGTCGCGCGACGCTGGACGGTCGACCGATCGCGCGGTACGGCCGGCGGGCGTTGGCGCGCCGCATGGCGGTCGTCCCGCAGCGTCCGGACCTGCCCGAGGCGTTCACCGCCCGCTCGGTCGTCGCGATGGGGCGCACGCCGCACCAGGGCTTCTTCGCGTCCGAGGGGCCGCGCGACGTCGAGGTGGTCGAGGCGGCGCTTCGGCGGACCGATGCGCTGCGCTTCGCCGGCACGCCGGTCGGGTCGCTGTCGGGGGGCGAACGCCAGCGGGTGGTGTTGGCGCGCGCCCTGGCGCAGGAGCCCGCGTGGCTGTTGCTGGACGAACCCACCGCGCACCTGGATCTGCGCTACCAGGCGGACCTGTTGGGGCACGCCGCGACCCTCGCGCACGCCGACGGCTTGGGGGTGCTGGCGGTCCTGCACGACCTGAACCAGGTGGCGCGCTTCGATCGGTTGGTGCTCCTCGACCGGGGGCGCGTCGCGGGCGAAGGGCCCCCCGAACGGATCCTGGATGCGGCGTTGCTGTCGCGCGTCTACCGCACGCCGGTGCGGGTCCTGCCCGGCCCGCCGCCGTTCGTCACGACCGGCTGA
- a CDS encoding glycosyltransferase family 1 protein has protein sequence MRIALFTETFLPKIDGVVTRVVRTLEQLRAMGHEALVFAPGDPPPEVAGHRVVKVPSVPFRPWYPELFLGLPRPRIGRELDRFAPDVVHVVNPVVLGLWGTLLARQRGLPLLASYHTDITQYAKHLKLPFLSPISDRFLRDVHNQAHVNLCTSTPMVNSARGLGIRRVRLWPKAVDTDVFHPGRRDAAMRDRLTDGHPDEVLLLYVGRLSYEKRLDWLYAPVTSIPGVRLALVGAGPAEADLREQFAGTPTVFTGYLSGDALAEAYASADVFAFPSDTETLGFVAMEAMASGVPPVGARAGGVPDVIRHEENGLLFTPGDLGDLTEQLRRLVTDDVFRARLGRKAREEMTKYDWRASTEALVGFYTTAIDVRKRFDPDPDGGAGDALSRS, from the coding sequence GTGCGCATCGCCCTCTTCACCGAGACGTTCCTGCCGAAGATCGACGGGGTCGTCACGCGGGTCGTGCGCACCCTGGAACAGCTCCGCGCGATGGGGCACGAGGCGCTCGTGTTCGCGCCCGGGGACCCGCCGCCGGAGGTGGCGGGCCACCGGGTGGTGAAGGTCCCCAGCGTCCCCTTCCGGCCCTGGTACCCCGAGTTGTTCCTCGGGCTCCCCCGCCCCCGCATCGGCCGCGAACTCGACCGCTTCGCGCCCGACGTCGTGCACGTCGTCAACCCGGTCGTGCTGGGCTTGTGGGGGACGCTCCTGGCGCGGCAGCGGGGCCTCCCGCTCCTCGCGAGCTACCACACCGACATCACGCAGTACGCGAAACACCTGAAGTTGCCGTTCCTCTCGCCGATCTCCGACCGGTTCCTGCGCGACGTCCACAACCAGGCGCACGTCAACCTGTGCACCAGCACCCCGATGGTGAACTCCGCGCGGGGGCTCGGCATCCGCCGCGTCCGCCTGTGGCCCAAAGCGGTCGACACCGACGTGTTCCACCCCGGGCGCCGCGACGCCGCGATGCGCGACCGCCTCACCGACGGCCACCCCGACGAGGTGCTGCTGCTGTACGTCGGGCGCCTGTCGTACGAGAAGCGCCTCGATTGGTTGTACGCCCCCGTCACCTCCATCCCCGGCGTCCGCCTCGCGCTCGTCGGGGCCGGCCCCGCGGAGGCCGACCTCCGCGAACAGTTCGCGGGCACCCCGACGGTCTTCACCGGCTACCTGTCCGGCGACGCACTCGCCGAGGCGTACGCCAGCGCCGACGTGTTCGCCTTCCCCAGCGACACCGAGACCCTCGGGTTCGTCGCGATGGAGGCGATGGCGTCCGGCGTCCCCCCCGTCGGGGCGCGCGCCGGCGGCGTGCCCGACGTCATCCGGCACGAGGAGAACGGGTTGCTGTTCACGCCCGGCGACCTGGGGGACCTCACCGAGCAGCTCCGTCGCCTCGTCACCGACGACGTGTTCCGCGCACGCCTGGGGCGCAAGGCCCGCGAGGAGATGACGAAGTACGACTGGCGCGCCTCCACCGAGGCGCTCGTCGGGTTCTACACCACCGCGATCGACGTGCGGAAACGCTTCGATCCCGACCCCGACGGCGGGGCGGGGGACGCCCTCAGCCGGTCGTGA
- a CDS encoding glycosyltransferase: protein MTTFLIVLPYALALPYVGLMVLVILGLFRRDPAARTESTASVSVVIPAHDEEASLPGTLASLSAQTYPGDAEFVIVDDRSRDATARIVRDAQVHDPRIRLVQVHEPDRRLAPKVNAVAHGIAASTGEIIVTSDADCRYPDGWLEGMVGHFADDVVMVVGYVETTRAHRVGSFLHRFETIDWSSLMTVSRSLTRFGWKFASSANNQAYRRSAFEAAGGFGAIGRAPSGDEDLLTQRLGRLPGSRIVFAATPATRVLTHPIASWGALFRQRRRWVSRYHHPMHYHPGFLASIGLLGFQSIALAGAVLATPFVPSLAPWTLGLWGAEIALMTFGVGLGALQVGRRDLVGPGLVAWAALHPFFIAAVVIASLLKSGEWRAGADPYRRRWLQRRWRAWRRRLRPTPSAVRNDRR, encoded by the coding sequence GTGACGACCTTCCTCATCGTGCTCCCGTACGCGCTCGCCCTGCCCTACGTGGGTCTGATGGTCCTCGTGATCCTCGGGCTGTTCCGGCGCGACCCCGCCGCCCGGACGGAGTCGACGGCGTCGGTCTCCGTCGTGATCCCCGCCCACGACGAGGAGGCGAGCCTCCCCGGGACGCTCGCGTCGTTGTCGGCGCAGACGTACCCCGGCGACGCGGAGTTCGTCATCGTCGACGACCGCAGCCGCGACGCCACCGCACGGATCGTCCGCGACGCCCAGGTGCACGACCCCCGCATCCGCCTGGTCCAGGTGCACGAACCCGACCGACGGCTCGCCCCGAAGGTCAACGCCGTCGCGCACGGCATCGCCGCGTCGACCGGCGAGATCATCGTGACCAGCGACGCCGACTGCCGCTACCCCGACGGGTGGCTCGAGGGCATGGTCGGCCACTTCGCCGACGACGTCGTGATGGTCGTCGGGTACGTCGAAACCACCCGCGCGCACCGGGTGGGGTCGTTCCTGCATCGCTTCGAGACGATCGACTGGTCGTCGCTGATGACGGTGTCGCGCTCGCTCACGCGGTTCGGCTGGAAGTTCGCCTCCAGCGCCAACAACCAGGCGTACCGACGCAGCGCCTTCGAGGCGGCCGGCGGGTTCGGCGCGATCGGGCGGGCCCCAAGCGGCGACGAGGACCTCCTCACGCAACGCCTCGGGCGCCTCCCGGGCAGCCGCATCGTCTTCGCCGCGACCCCCGCCACGCGGGTCCTGACGCACCCGATCGCGAGCTGGGGCGCGCTGTTCCGGCAGCGCCGCCGGTGGGTGTCGCGCTACCACCACCCGATGCACTACCACCCGGGCTTCCTGGCGTCGATCGGCCTGCTGGGCTTCCAATCGATCGCGCTGGCCGGCGCCGTCCTCGCCACCCCGTTCGTTCCATCGCTGGCGCCCTGGACGCTCGGGTTGTGGGGCGCGGAGATCGCGCTGATGACGTTCGGGGTGGGGCTCGGCGCGCTGCAGGTGGGGCGTCGCGACCTGGTGGGGCCCGGGCTGGTGGCGTGGGCGGCGCTGCACCCCTTCTTCATCGCCGCCGTCGTGATCGCGTCGCTGCTCAAGAGCGGCGAGTGGCGGGCGGGCGCCGACCCCTACCGCCGGCGCTGGCTGCAACGCCGCTGGCGGGCGTGGCGGCGGCGCCTGCGCCCCACCCCGTCCGCGGTCCGCAACGACCGTCGTTGA
- a CDS encoding NAD-dependent epimerase/dehydratase family protein, with protein sequence MKVFILGGDGFCGWPTSLHLSALGHEVVIIDNLSRRNIDNELEAGSLTPIQYLGTRLQAWKETTGQEIRFERLDVARHYHRLLTLIEEERPDAIVHFAEQRAAPYSMKSSAHKRYTVDNNLNATHNVLAAITESGVDVHLAHLGTMGVYGYGTAGMKIPEGYLPVEVTTDDGEKVRQEILYPPNPGSIYHMTKTQDQLFFAYYAKNDHLRITDLHQGIVWGTHTKETDLDERLVNRFDYDGDYGTVLNRFLMQAAVGYPLTVHGTGGQTRAFIHIRDTVRCIELALENPPERGERVQILNQMTETHRVRDLAELVAAQTGAEVAYVDNPRNEDAENDLHVKNDLFLDLGLDPTTLEGGLLDEVTSVARKYAHRADLSKIPSTSTWTDQQKPGVPGEPA encoded by the coding sequence ATGAAGGTCTTCATTCTCGGCGGCGACGGCTTCTGCGGCTGGCCCACCAGCCTGCACCTCTCCGCCCTCGGGCACGAGGTCGTCATCATCGACAACCTCAGTCGACGCAACATCGACAACGAACTCGAGGCGGGCAGCCTCACCCCCATCCAGTACCTCGGGACGCGCCTGCAGGCGTGGAAGGAGACGACGGGGCAGGAGATCCGCTTCGAACGCCTCGACGTCGCGCGGCACTACCACCGCCTCCTGACCCTCATCGAGGAGGAACGCCCCGACGCGATCGTGCACTTCGCCGAACAGCGCGCCGCGCCGTACTCGATGAAGTCCAGCGCCCACAAGCGCTACACGGTCGACAACAACCTCAACGCGACGCACAACGTCCTCGCCGCGATCACCGAGTCCGGCGTCGACGTGCACCTCGCGCACCTCGGCACGATGGGCGTCTACGGCTACGGGACCGCCGGCATGAAGATCCCCGAGGGCTACCTCCCCGTCGAGGTCACGACCGACGATGGCGAGAAGGTCCGCCAGGAGATCCTCTACCCCCCGAACCCCGGCAGCATCTACCACATGACGAAGACGCAGGACCAACTGTTCTTCGCCTACTACGCGAAGAACGACCACCTGCGCATCACCGACCTGCACCAGGGCATCGTGTGGGGGACCCACACGAAGGAAACCGACCTCGACGAGCGGCTGGTGAACCGCTTCGATTACGACGGCGACTACGGCACGGTCCTGAACCGCTTCCTGATGCAGGCGGCGGTCGGCTACCCCCTCACGGTGCACGGGACCGGCGGACAGACGCGCGCGTTCATCCACATTCGCGACACCGTCCGCTGCATCGAGCTGGCGCTCGAGAACCCACCCGAGCGCGGCGAGCGCGTGCAGATCCTCAACCAGATGACGGAAACGCACCGCGTCCGTGACCTCGCCGAACTCGTCGCGGCGCAGACCGGTGCGGAGGTCGCCTACGTCGACAACCCCCGCAACGAGGACGCGGAGAACGACCTGCACGTCAAGAACGACCTGTTCCTTGACCTGGGGCTCGACCCCACGACCCTCGAGGGGGGCCTGCTGGACGAGGTGACGAGCGTCGCGCGCAAGTACGCCCACCGCGCCGACCTGTCCAAGATCCCCAGCACCAGCACCTGGACCGACCAGCAGAAGCCGGGCGTGCCCGGCGAACCCGCCTGA
- a CDS encoding DEAD/DEAH box helicase: MPSRSGPPGDHATFHAWLRTLEGGAERLAVDAFLPGAGGVRDAVPDVPWRDLAEALGVTPWRHQAEAWRRAAAGDDVVAATPTASGKSLTYQLPLLDAARSDGTALALFPTKALAEDQLAALRDAASRAGLADVAARIARYDGDTPREARAGVRDGADVLLTNPDMLHLAVLAFHPAWAPFLARLRWVVVDELHVYRGVLGSHVGNVLRRLLRLAAQYGAAPRLLTASATVANPGELFTALTGRRASVVTADDAPRAPREVAFWVPPERPGEDARRRSPVAEAADLAVAFARADVKSLFFCNSRRAAERLASLAHARLGEADAWRVDAYRAGYDADERRRIEAAFKGGEVTVLAATSALELGVDVGGVDAVAMVGYPGSSMSFWQRAGRAGRAGGRALTVLVPGNDPLDDHYLTHPDALLDGSVEAAVADAHNEVVHAAHLPCAAAERPVAPDEAWLAPDLDLATVDGLREGDDGRFHARGWFPHRRVALRGEAGGKVRLVAAPDGRSLGSVDVGRAVRELHEGAVHLHRGDAYLVVELDLEARRATLLPHLEDWFTSVRSETRIDPLDAGGRGDPDLAAALALPAGLRVGRVRVSEVVHGYVRKRARTGAVLEERPLDLPPAQFDTQAVWIEYAAIQATGAVAPARFPSAMHALEHTMIGLLPAFVLCERADVGGVSYPLHPDLGIPALFVYDGAPGGVGYAAAGAHQWRRWIGAARDRLRSCPCTAGCPRCVLSPKCGNGNQYLDKDAAADLADATLEALEAGATSAVLDA, translated from the coding sequence ATGCCTTCACGCTCCGGGCCGCCCGGCGACCACGCGACGTTCCACGCCTGGTTGCGGACGCTGGAGGGTGGCGCGGAGCGCCTCGCGGTCGACGCCTTCCTGCCGGGCGCCGGCGGCGTCCGCGACGCGGTGCCGGACGTGCCGTGGCGCGACCTCGCCGAGGCGCTCGGCGTGACGCCCTGGCGGCACCAGGCGGAGGCGTGGCGGCGGGCGGCGGCCGGCGACGACGTCGTCGCGGCCACCCCCACGGCGTCGGGCAAGTCGTTGACCTACCAACTGCCGCTCCTGGACGCCGCCCGCAGCGACGGAACGGCGCTCGCGTTGTTCCCCACGAAGGCGCTCGCCGAGGACCAGCTCGCGGCGTTGCGCGACGCCGCTTCGCGGGCCGGCCTGGCGGACGTCGCGGCGCGGATCGCGCGCTACGACGGCGACACCCCCCGGGAGGCGCGGGCGGGGGTGCGCGACGGCGCCGACGTGCTGCTGACGAACCCCGACATGCTGCACCTCGCCGTCCTGGCGTTCCATCCCGCCTGGGCGCCGTTCCTGGCGCGCCTGCGGTGGGTCGTCGTCGACGAACTGCACGTCTACCGGGGGGTGCTCGGGAGCCACGTCGGCAACGTCCTGCGGCGGTTGCTGCGCCTGGCGGCGCAGTACGGCGCGGCGCCCCGCCTGCTGACCGCCAGCGCGACCGTCGCGAACCCGGGCGAGCTGTTCACGGCGTTGACGGGACGGCGGGCGTCGGTCGTCACGGCGGACGACGCGCCGCGCGCCCCGCGTGAGGTGGCGTTCTGGGTGCCGCCGGAGCGGCCCGGGGAGGACGCGCGCCGCCGCAGTCCCGTCGCGGAGGCCGCCGACCTGGCGGTCGCCTTCGCCCGGGCCGACGTCAAGAGCCTGTTCTTCTGCAACAGCCGCCGGGCGGCGGAACGCCTCGCAAGCCTCGCGCACGCCCGCCTGGGGGAGGCCGACGCGTGGCGCGTCGACGCCTACCGCGCGGGCTACGACGCCGACGAGCGACGCCGCATCGAGGCCGCCTTCAAGGGGGGCGAGGTGACGGTGCTCGCCGCGACCAGCGCCCTCGAACTCGGCGTGGACGTCGGGGGGGTGGACGCCGTCGCGATGGTCGGCTACCCCGGCTCGTCGATGTCGTTCTGGCAGCGTGCGGGGCGGGCGGGCCGCGCCGGCGGTCGGGCCCTCACGGTGCTCGTGCCCGGCAACGATCCGCTCGATGATCACTACCTCACGCATCCCGATGCGTTGCTCGACGGCTCCGTGGAGGCGGCGGTCGCCGACGCCCACAACGAGGTGGTGCACGCCGCCCACCTGCCCTGCGCCGCGGCGGAACGGCCGGTCGCGCCGGACGAGGCGTGGCTGGCGCCCGACCTCGACCTGGCGACGGTCGACGGCCTTCGCGAGGGGGACGACGGGCGCTTCCACGCGCGCGGGTGGTTCCCGCACCGGCGGGTCGCGTTGCGCGGGGAGGCGGGTGGGAAGGTCCGCCTCGTCGCCGCGCCCGACGGGCGGTCGCTCGGCAGCGTCGACGTCGGTCGGGCGGTGCGGGAGCTGCACGAGGGGGCGGTGCACCTGCACCGCGGGGACGCCTACCTGGTCGTGGAGCTCGATCTCGAGGCGCGCCGCGCGACGTTGCTGCCGCACCTCGAGGATTGGTTCACGTCGGTGCGGAGCGAGACCCGCATCGATCCGCTCGATGCGGGGGGGCGCGGCGACCCCGACCTGGCGGCGGCGTTGGCGTTGCCGGCGGGCCTTCGGGTGGGACGCGTCCGCGTCTCGGAGGTGGTGCACGGCTACGTTCGCAAGCGGGCGCGGACCGGCGCGGTGCTGGAGGAACGCCCCCTCGACCTGCCGCCCGCGCAGTTCGATACGCAGGCGGTGTGGATCGAGTACGCCGCGATCCAGGCGACCGGCGCGGTCGCGCCGGCGCGGTTTCCGTCGGCGATGCACGCGCTCGAGCACACGATGATCGGGTTGTTGCCGGCGTTCGTCCTGTGCGAACGCGCCGACGTCGGGGGCGTCTCCTACCCCCTCCATCCCGACCTGGGGATCCCGGCGTTGTTCGTGTACGACGGCGCGCCGGGCGGCGTCGGGTACGCCGCGGCGGGCGCGCACCAGTGGCGTCGCTGGATCGGGGCGGCCCGCGACCGCCTCCGCAGCTGTCCGTGCACGGCGGGATGTCCGCGGTGCGTGTTGTCCCCGAAGTGCGGCAACGGCAACCAGTACCTCGACAAGGACGCCGCCGCCGACCTCGCGGACGCGACGCTGGAGGCGCTCGAGGCGGGCGCGACGAGCGCCGTCCTGGACGCCTGA